CCGGTTCCCGCTTTTCCTCATCCCGGTCCAGAAGCGGATTCCGGGCACGGGCAGCCGGCAGGCCGGTAACCGACCTGACGCCGCGATCCTGGAAAACCGACCGGGGTTAGGATAGCTTCCCTCCCTTGGCGGATGGATGCGGAGGGATACGGGCTGGACTTGGTCCGGATGGCCGAGGGGAAGAGTTGCATGCATGTCGGGATAGCGGGCAAACCCAGCCATTCGACGCTCGAACGCATCCTATTGGCGGTCTTCGTCGTCCTGTTCGTCGCAAACTTCGCCCTCCACGACTCCCGCGGGCTGGCCGGTCACAGCGACACGTTCCACTATCTCATTCCGGCCGCCAATCTGGCCGAGGGGCACGGCTACACCTATTTCGGCACGCCGGAGCTGATCTTTCCGCCCGGCTACGGCCTTGCCGCCTTGCCGCTTCACCTGGCCGGGTTCGAACTGGTGCAGGCCGGCGTCATCGCCAATGTGGCCTTCCTGCTGCTCACCTGTCTCTTCGCCTACCTCATGTGCCGCTTTTACGTGTCCCGCACATTCGCCCTTCTGGCCCCACTGTTCCTGGTCTCGAACGCGTTCATCATGGGCGTCACGGCGGTCGGCGCGTCGACGGTCGCCTACATGGCCGCGATCAGCGGCGCCGGATATTTCGTTCTCAGATTCATCCGCCAGCCGAGACGCAATCCGCATAACCTCATCGTCGCCAGCGCCTTCGGCGGATGGGCCATGCTGACGCGCCCCGAAGGCATGGGGATCGCGGCGGCCCTGCTCGGTTTCCTGATTCTCGACCTCGCCATCAGGCAGCCCTCGCCGCGCCTTTCGCTCAAGTTCGCGGGCCAACTGGCACTATACGTCTTCGTGTACGTCGCGCCGCTGGCCGCCGTCTACGCGCCCTATGCGGGGTTTCTCTCGCGCCATGTCGGCGAATTCACCCTGACGACCAAGGCCGCCTCGAACGTCGTGGACGGCCAGGTGACGATGCAGGAAGGCGAGGACAATGAATTCCTGCGGCGGGACCTCTACCTCCTGAGCATTCAGACCGAGGCAGAGGCGCCGACCTTGGGATACGACCTCAGGGTGGCCGAGGTCGAGACCAGTCTGCGGGAAGACATTCCCAGGTTTTTGAAGAACCTGGCCGCTTACGCCAAATATCTGATCGGGGAAAACATCGCCGTGCTCGCCGCGGTGGTCCTGTTCGTTGCCGCCTGTGCGTGGCGCGACGGGTTCCGGAAACCGCCGATCAGGCTCGATCGGGTTTCCGACTTATGGGAGCCCATCGGATTTTGCCTGTTCATGCTGTCCCCTGTCATTCCGATGGCCTACTTCGTCTCCGGATCAAGGTTTTTCACGCCGCACAGCGCATTCGTGATCATCGGCGCCGTCGTGCTGCTCGGATGGACCTTCGCCGGCCGACCGGCCGCGGCGCAGAAGGCGGATTGGCGCGTCCTGACCTTCAGTGTCGCCCTGCCGCTGATCCTGCTCGACGGCTATTGGAACATTTCCATCTGGCGCCGCGCATCGGAGATTTACCCGCTGCAAAGGGCCTCGATCGCGCTCTCCGCGCTTGCCGCCGAGCGCCCGGTGAACGTGATCTCGCTCAGACGGCCGGCGGTGGCCATGTATTACGCGAACGGCCGTCGCGCCCCGTTCGCCGCCAAATCGGCTTGCGCTGCGCCGAGAAGCTCTCCTGACGATATCATCGACTACATGCAGACGAAGGGCCTCAGATACCTGCTGCTCGATCGGACCTATATGCCGACGCGGCCCGGGGTCTCGCCTCTTTGGACGTGCCCGCCGGACTCATGTCCGCCGGCTCTACGTCTCGTCTTGGAAGAGCGAGGCGTTTACAGGATCTTCGAGCTTTCTCCGATGGTTGCATCGTTGCCGGCGTCATCCGCAACGCTGTCCCCCGCGGCGGCGAGCCGTGGAAACATATTCACCGTGCCGTTCGAGGGAAAAGACTGCAGGTAGCTTTTCGCGGGTCTTGCTGCGGCATCGCGCAATACCGCCAAGAAGAAACCTGGCTTCGGGAAATCAAGGCCAACGGGCCGCCCGCCCGCAAGTCGGCGATGGGCGATGACGGCAAACCGGACTTGGGCAATGTCATATGAGTCACGGCCCTTATCGAAGCGAATTGACACCCGAAATCAGCCGGCGCACCCTAGGCGCCGGATCGATCCGTCGCATCCCGGACAAACAGGGGCCCATGCCCGAGCTGCCGGATTAAGGATAATCCAGCTTCTCGGTTTACTCCGCATAGCGGGGCAGCAATGTTGCCCCTTGTCTAAGTTGAGCTTGTGCCATATCTGGCTGCGCACCAACGTCTTTTGGCGCCTGGCCGCGATTGTTCCCGGACCGGCGCTTTAGGTGGAGGTAGTCTTGTGACCGTGCATAAACACGATCTCACTCGAACGTTCCGGCGTTTGCTTGCCGGCTCGATCGTCGCTTTTTCCGCCACCATGCTCGCAGCCGGGGTTTCGGCGCAAAGCCCCGCCGAGACGGCCGCGCCCGACCCCGTTGCGGGGGCGGCTCCTGCCGAGGCTTCTGCGGAGACTTCCGGAGAAACTGCCGGGGAGGCCGCTGGAGAGGCGGCGTGCTGGGCCGGGTCCGAGGCGGACGGAAACCCGAGCGCGAATGCGAACGGATACGTGCTGGGCATCGGCGATCTCCTCAGAATATCGCTCTACCAACGGCCCGATTTGTCCGGCGAGTTCCGGGTCCGGGAAGACGGCCGCATTTCCCTGCCGCTACTCGGGCTGATCCCGGTCGCGGGCAAGGATCTCGTCGAGACCGAGAAGGCCATTCACGCCAGCTTTCAAGCGATTGCCGGTCTCACCACGAGCCTCGGCCTGGAGGTCGTCGAACGGCGTCCTTTCTACGTCATCGGATTGGTCAACGCGCAGGGGCCCCACCCCTATACGCGGGGTTTGACCGTGCTGCGCGCCGTTGCGCTGAGCGGCGGGCTTTTCCGTCCCGGCCTGAATTTGGGCCCGTCCATCGATGTGTCGCGTGAGGCCGCGAGGCTTGGCGCCGCCGACGCCGAGCTCAAGAGGAATCTTGCCCGCCACGTCCGACTGCTGGCGGAACGCGAGGGCAAGGAGACGATCGAAGCGCCCGAAAAGCTCGTCGAACTGGAGTCGCCGGACCGGGTCCAGGAGCTCATGGCGGCGGAAAGGCGCCTGATGCGGGAACGCAACATCGCCTATCAAAAGGAGACCGAGGGACGCAAAGCCGGCGTGCGGCTCGCCAAGGAAGTGATCTCCTCACTGGAGGAGCAGCACAAGGCCATGCTGCAGCAGGTCGAGCTGGCGCGAAAAGAGCAGGCGATTTCGGAGGACCTGCTGAAAAAGGGTCTGAGCCGTCGCGGAGACCTGCTCACGCTGCAACGCGTCATGGCGAACCTGGAGGCGGGTGAGCGCGATACCGTCGCGCGCATCGCGCGGGCGAAGTTCGACCTCGTGACGGCCGAACGGGACCTGAGCCTGCTGGAGGTCAACCGTTCGCTGAATCTGGAGCAGGAAATCAACACCGTGGAAGCGCAGATTGCATCGAACGAACTGAGCATCCGCTATTCCAAACGGATCATCGAGAGCCTGACCAGCATTCCCGTAAACAATAGTTCGTCGATTCGATCGTCGACGATGAAATATGACATCGTTCGCAATATGGGCAAAAAGCAGAAGATCCTGGAGGCCACGGAGTCGACCCCGCTGTGCCCGGACGACGTGCTCCGCGTCATGCCTTCTCCGGAAGACTAGAGCGGTTTCCGGTCATAGGGGTCGGAGGATGAACCAAGTTCAGGGGGGACGGCACGGCTATGATGCCCCCGCGGTCGCTCTCTCTCATGCGGCGCCCAACCGATCGCAAGACCGCAAATCCTCTGTCGACAAAGCAGCGCGGCGCGCGGCCGGAGGAAACGGAACGGAATAACGATCGTTGCGCGCAAGCGGCTGTTTCGCGTGGCCGAAGGAAAAGAACGGACAAGGCATCAAGCGGAATGCGCAAGCCTGCCATTCGCGCTCTTTTACGGAGCACCCGATGACTGCACCCTCTCGACTGGATGACGTCCGCATCGGCGTCGTCGGCCTCGGCTATGTCGGATTGCCGATCGCCGTGTATATGGCGCGGCGGTTTCCGGTCATCGGATTCGACGTCAAGGCGAAACGCATCGAGGAGCTGGCACGCGGCTTCGACCGCACGCACGAGGTCACGGCAGAGGAATTCGCCGCCGCCCGGGATCTGAGCTTTACCGCCGACCCCGACGGTCTCAAGCAGTGCAACTTCTATATCGTCTCGGTACCGACGCCGATCGACCAGGCCAAACGGCCCGACCTGACCGCTCTCCAGCGCGCCAGCGAGGCGGTCGGCCGCACGCTCCGCTGCGGCGATATCGTCGTTTACGAGTCAACCGTCTATCCGGGCGCCACGGAGGAGGTGTGCGTCCCGATCCTGGAGAGCGCCTCTGGCCTGAAGTTCAACACCGACTTTTTCGCCGGCTATTCGCCGGAGCGCATCAACCCCGGCGATATGGAGCACCGGCTGCCGGATATCGTCAAGATCACGTCCGGGTCGACGCCGGGAGCGGCCGACCTGGTGGATGCCGTCTATTCCGAGATCATCACCGCCGGCACCTACAGGGCAAGCTCGATCCGGGTCGCAGAAGCGGCCAAGGTGATCGAGAACATTCAGCGCGACGTCAATATCGCGCTCGTCAATGAATTGGCGATGCTGTTCAAGAAGCTGGGCCTGGAGTCGCGGGAGGTGCTGCAGGCCGCAGGCACCAAGTGGAACTTCCACAAATATTCGCCCGGTCTCGTCGGCGGCCACTGCATCGGCGTCGATCCCTACTATCTGACGTTCAAGGCCGAATCGATCAGCTTCCACCCCGACATCATTCTCGCCGGAAGACGCATTAACGACGGCATGGCGTCCTTCGTCGCCGCCGACATCGTGAAGACGATGCTGCAGCGCAAGCTCGACGTCAGCAATGCGCGCGTGCTGGTCATGGGCTTTAGCTTCAAGGAGAATTGCCCCGACCTGCGCAATACCAAAGTCGCCGACCTCGTCTATTGGCTCCAGGACGCCGCCATAGAGACGCAAGTCTACGATCCGCTGGCCGATCCGTCGGAGGCCCGCGAGGAGTACGGGATCCAGGTGCTGAACGAGCTTCCCGCCGGCCCGTTCGACGTTCTCGTGTTCGCCGTCAATCACGACAACATCCGAAACGGCGACCGGGCGGAAATCGCCAAGTTGCTCAAGCCAAACGGCCTTATCTACGATATCAAGGGCGTGCTCCCCTTGAACGAGAGCCATAGAAGGCTGTGACCAGGGCCGTTTCGCATGCATAGTCTCGCAACAGGCGTTGCCGGCTTTATCGGCTGCAAGACGCGCAAGGGGCGGCGGGACCGCGGGCCCGATGTGCCGGGCCCCGGCCATATGAGGCGCTGTTGCGATCGCCGCCCGCGGCGGGCGCGGAACAACGTCCCGCAGACCGATGCGGATGCCGTCGCGGCGGCAGACGGCGGCAAGCGCTCCGCGGCATGGTTCCGCGACGAGTACGGTGTATAGCGATGGCGCCCGAGGACGGTGGAAGCATGAGAGCGCAGGCGCAGTCCCTCGTTAAATACACGCTGTTCAATGCCCCGTGGACGCTGATCGCGTCGCTGTCGTCGGGGCTGTCCAACTACATCATCATTCTCGTGCTGTCCGGCGCCTTCGGTTTGGCCGCCGGAGGCCAGTTCAGGCTGTTTCTTTCGATCATGGGCGTGCTCAGCATCTTCACGCTGACCGACACCGGAAAGATTGTCGTCAAGTATCTGGTGCTGGGCGATGCGGGCGTCGTGCGGCCGCTGCTGTTCAACCGGATGCGCTGGGCGCTGGCGGGGATCGTCGCCGGCGCGGTGTGGGCCGCCATATTCTACGATCGCGGCAACGAGCTGTGGCTGCCGGTGCTGGCCGGCGCCCTGCTGCTGCCGCTGACCTACCCCACCGACATGTACGCGCAGATCAACCAGGCGCGCAAGCAATTCTCCCTCAACGCGCTGTACAGCGTGACCAAATACGGCACCCTGGTGGTGCTCGCGCTCGTCGCGACCCGGGTCGGGATGTCGGTCGCCGTATTCCTGATCGCCTATTCGATCGCCATCGCCAGCTATCACATTTTCTACCTGACGCGGCATCCGGAAACCTTCGAGCAGGCCAACCCGAACGCGCGCACCTATATCCGCGAAGGCATTCAGCTCAGCGGCAGCGGCCTGTTTCCGCTGTTGATGGAGAGCGCCGACAAGTTCCTGATTTCCTACTTCTTCGGCCTCGAGGCGCTCGGCCTTTACGCCATCGGCGTGTCGACCGGGCGGCTGTTTCTGCACCTGGTCAAGCCGACGCTGGCGATCTACTTCCCGATCCTGGTCACGCGGCGGCCCGACGCACGGCTGCTGCTCGTTTCCCTCATCGTGCTGACCGGCATCGGCATCGTCGCCGCGCTGCTCATGGAATGGTACTTCACGTACGTCCTCGCCGCCAAGTATATGGACGCCTATCCGCTCG
This portion of the Hyphomicrobiales bacterium genome encodes:
- a CDS encoding polysaccharide biosynthesis/export family protein; translation: MTVHKHDLTRTFRRLLAGSIVAFSATMLAAGVSAQSPAETAAPDPVAGAAPAEASAETSGETAGEAAGEAACWAGSEADGNPSANANGYVLGIGDLLRISLYQRPDLSGEFRVREDGRISLPLLGLIPVAGKDLVETEKAIHASFQAIAGLTTSLGLEVVERRPFYVIGLVNAQGPHPYTRGLTVLRAVALSGGLFRPGLNLGPSIDVSREAARLGAADAELKRNLARHVRLLAEREGKETIEAPEKLVELESPDRVQELMAAERRLMRERNIAYQKETEGRKAGVRLAKEVISSLEEQHKAMLQQVELARKEQAISEDLLKKGLSRRGDLLTLQRVMANLEAGERDTVARIARAKFDLVTAERDLSLLEVNRSLNLEQEINTVEAQIASNELSIRYSKRIIESLTSIPVNNSSSIRSSTMKYDIVRNMGKKQKILEATESTPLCPDDVLRVMPSPED
- a CDS encoding glycosyltransferase family 39 protein, encoding MHVGIAGKPSHSTLERILLAVFVVLFVANFALHDSRGLAGHSDTFHYLIPAANLAEGHGYTYFGTPELIFPPGYGLAALPLHLAGFELVQAGVIANVAFLLLTCLFAYLMCRFYVSRTFALLAPLFLVSNAFIMGVTAVGASTVAYMAAISGAGYFVLRFIRQPRRNPHNLIVASAFGGWAMLTRPEGMGIAAALLGFLILDLAIRQPSPRLSLKFAGQLALYVFVYVAPLAAVYAPYAGFLSRHVGEFTLTTKAASNVVDGQVTMQEGEDNEFLRRDLYLLSIQTEAEAPTLGYDLRVAEVETSLREDIPRFLKNLAAYAKYLIGENIAVLAAVVLFVAACAWRDGFRKPPIRLDRVSDLWEPIGFCLFMLSPVIPMAYFVSGSRFFTPHSAFVIIGAVVLLGWTFAGRPAAAQKADWRVLTFSVALPLILLDGYWNISIWRRASEIYPLQRASIALSALAAERPVNVISLRRPAVAMYYANGRRAPFAAKSACAAPRSSPDDIIDYMQTKGLRYLLLDRTYMPTRPGVSPLWTCPPDSCPPALRLVLEERGVYRIFELSPMVASLPASSATLSPAAASRGNIFTVPFEGKDCR
- a CDS encoding oligosaccharide flippase family protein; translation: MRAQAQSLVKYTLFNAPWTLIASLSSGLSNYIIILVLSGAFGLAAGGQFRLFLSIMGVLSIFTLTDTGKIVVKYLVLGDAGVVRPLLFNRMRWALAGIVAGAVWAAIFYDRGNELWLPVLAGALLLPLTYPTDMYAQINQARKQFSLNALYSVTKYGTLVVLALVATRVGMSVAVFLIAYSIAIASYHIFYLTRHPETFEQANPNARTYIREGIQLSGSGLFPLLMESADKFLISYFFGLEALGLYAIGVSTGRLFLHLVKPTLAIYFPILVTRRPDARLLLVSLIVLTGIGIVAALLMEWYFTYVLAAKYMDAYPLAAVVVAGLGVYAVGVIIQYSSIYYKHSTVIIPAIVNVTTAILVVSYLFVSVLQGGEYALLLCAASYPLRDFLIMTTTTLLSKRVGVHEKTDLVH
- a CDS encoding nucleotide sugar dehydrogenase, which produces MTAPSRLDDVRIGVVGLGYVGLPIAVYMARRFPVIGFDVKAKRIEELARGFDRTHEVTAEEFAAARDLSFTADPDGLKQCNFYIVSVPTPIDQAKRPDLTALQRASEAVGRTLRCGDIVVYESTVYPGATEEVCVPILESASGLKFNTDFFAGYSPERINPGDMEHRLPDIVKITSGSTPGAADLVDAVYSEIITAGTYRASSIRVAEAAKVIENIQRDVNIALVNELAMLFKKLGLESREVLQAAGTKWNFHKYSPGLVGGHCIGVDPYYLTFKAESISFHPDIILAGRRINDGMASFVAADIVKTMLQRKLDVSNARVLVMGFSFKENCPDLRNTKVADLVYWLQDAAIETQVYDPLADPSEAREEYGIQVLNELPAGPFDVLVFAVNHDNIRNGDRAEIAKLLKPNGLIYDIKGVLPLNESHRRL